AGTTTCGCTCGCCAGCCAAATCTTGAGCTTGGCATTTTTCCATTgttaaatgcaatttttttttaaatactcttATCTAATTTATTAGCGTGTTCCCaagataatttttttcttcctctttatcCACCAACATCCTTATCatggcacacacaaacatcggGTGCAGGcttggaacaaaaaaacataagtccAAACATGACGCTATTAACTTTTCACCCTGAGAGAAAAACAGTCAATAAGACAAACAAATTCATAACAGACTGTAATAACACTAAAAATAACAGAGCTTGCCCTTGAGCAAAACGTTGGATTACAAGTTTTGTGGCAAAGGTCAGAACACTTAAGTTTTTTAATTATCCGGACGTATTTGTCTCGTTTTAGCTGGTTTTCCCATCTGGATTTTTCCCCAACCATTGGGAATGCTTgaaagtttaaaaaacaacatttttaatccaagTGTTATCGTCCTTTACATTGTCCTTGATAAGCGCAATTCCAGttaaaaaatcatcaatacTGCAGTGCAAAAATATCAACGACAAAATTGAACCGTGGTTTCTTCAAATCTTTGTTTCACTCTTTTGTACTTGTTGCAAAATTTGATGTAGACTTTGCACGATATTTGTCCCTTTACGCAAGAATAATAGGAATGGCTGATTTTACGCACAAGTGAATTTTGTAGTCTGTGCTCGactgaattattttaaattagcCAAGCCTCACTTtttctaataaaatatcaaaataaattttgCGTCGCTTGCATCATAAgccattttttacatttacatctggtttttttttatgattttaccTCCAGCTTTTCATATAATAATGCGCAGTGGTTCAATTTTCAAAGCTCAACGTTGTGCGAGGAAATGCAGACATACTGTAGAAGTTAGCGATTAGCTGTGTACTAAAATGCTAACGTCCCATCTTGGAGGCTTCTGTATAGGCACagacatttcatttgtgtcatttgttaTCTATGATGACAAGAAAAGGCAACGTAGAAGGAGCATAATTCCAAGATGCTTCCAAGGAAgagtgaaaaaaatactttttttttgttgggggGGCAAATGTCCTTGTACAGCAAATATTTAACAACTTGTGATAATTTTGAGATTTTTAGTGAAAAACACTGGCTGTGTTCTCTGCGCTCTATATTCTAAAATAGAAACACGTATTTAAACGCTAACACATTGGTTGAAGCAGCTGAACAACGTCTCCTCCATTTGGTTGCGGCATTACGAGTTTGTTCATATGTATAATTATTGCCAATAAGTCTTTTGTACATAATGGGAAAGTATTGTGAATGATCTGTTGTTGAATGCTTTTAAACACCAAGAGTaatttatgcgccttttaaaaaaagaataatgtcATGACTAGCGTTTATTAATTAGCATCTTTTGTATATAAAGACGGCAAGCGAGCTAAGTTAAGTTACGCTGCTATGCTAATGTTGTAAAAGTGAACTAGAGAGCTTGTAATTTACTGATTGTACATAAGGAGGAGAATGTTTTGGAATGATTATATGTGTGGAAATTaaagatgaaagaaaaaaaatgctatttgtcatttttttatgaaacaaGTTGACGCGGAATTATTAGGgaaagggagagagagcgagggagagcaataaatattatgaatgcaatcaacaacaaaagaaaacttaatgtttgaaaaattacaaatatttgaattcaATTACCAAAAAATATGCATTAAAAATTTCCAACattacaaacaaaatcaaattgatAACACTGGACAACGGTGACACCAGTCTGTCATTGgatatttgacttttattgAGTGAAAGTGTTGAACAACACAAGAGTGAGAGTCTTCACGTTTCTTTTGATCTGCTGTCAATCACCTCGGGGTTGTCGTGGCAACCTAAATCTCTTTCAAACCAGCAGCAgcatttgtttgaatgttcaaaaaCCAAAATATGTGACAGCCAACATAGTCTTTTGTTCCAGCTTCAGTGTGGCCATTTTGTGACGCTAACAAGCGAACGAACGagtatgttctttttttttttttttttcccttctcagtGTGCTCCTGGAAAGCGGCAGAACTCTTTCTGGGCTGCAAAGAGGTGGAAACTTATACTAGTAAAATTTCCAGAAAGTTTGCAATAAATTTTCATGTGAATTTTAGCTGggtacatttttaaatcttcCAAATTGGAAATTTTCAATGGGAATTAAGTAGGAATTGAAGACAATTTTATGGTAAGATGTCTTATTTAGGCatacaataaatacatacatttaGTTTTCCATGCAAAATAGATTGCTCTCTTTGCCCACATGCAAGAGCATCACAGGACCTTGATTGtgccattatttatttattacttaaGATCACTGCACAAATTGTGCGTtgcaacacaaagcaaaaaattgGCCCAAACTAAGGTCATTGacttataaatattaaatacttCACAGTGACACTGTTTGTGTGAAATCTGGTTGCGTTTAGTTGagattttcaattttgtcaattcTCATTTAATTCCCATGGAAAGtttccatttaaaaatattcctgctATTTTGCAACCTGAAGCGCTGTTGTGCTTTTTGGACCAAGATGCCCTtagaaaaatgttgttttttttaacgtgaGAACGACGGATGGCCGAGCACGCcaagaacacaaaaaatatcCATAGcagccacacaaacacaaacgcttgtcattttttgtcCATTAAAAGTGTCCACAAAAGGTTGCGcatagttttttgttttttttctgcaacatGACAATAACGACGACACGTAACGTGAGCTGTTTAGCGACAGGCGCTAACCATTGTCAATCATCTTTCCACgacgacaacaaaaataaattgtttctGATAAAAGTGTTTTTCCATTAACCGTCCTCTTCCGTGTGTCACATGGTAAAGCGGGAAATGTTGTGGCGCACTTCCTGGTCGTGGGCAAAAAGTGCAAAGTCAGCATTGGCTGGCGGCGAGGCGATGCACCGCTCTTTAGTGGCGGTGGAGGAGAAGCGGCGTCATCGGGAGCCAGCAGAGGGCTAGTGGGAGCGCAGGTAGGAGAGGGCGGGCCGGCGGCGCCGCCCCGCCGCGCTCTGACAGGTCGGGCGACACTAGCGTCGAATCGCTCGAGTCGCTCCAAAGGCGCTCATTGCCGTTGACCTTCAAGGCAAAGCCACAAGGTTACGCATACCCCACAGCTCACATTAAGGCAAtactttaattatttttccattttacacGTCTGAAGGGGTTTAGAGTTAAGGAGTAGGTTTAGGGTTAAGGCTAAGGTTTAGGGTTACATTTGAGATCAGGGTGAATTAATTAGGATTTAGGGGTTTGGGGGTCATTTCAGGCGGAGAATGCTGATGCTGTCACCCACCTGAGTGGGAATATGTGCTCTCAGAATGTTCTGAGCAGTTTCCATGGAGACATCCGGAACGCCGGTGGCCCGGGGAGCGTTCGTGCTATCGGCAGCCGGGCTTGGGGCGATGCCGCCCGTTTTCACGTCCGAGCTGTTGCCGAAAGCCAACATAGCCTTCTCTGAAACAACAAGGTGCACTTTTGTTAGCGGATTCTGATGAGAGCCCCACCCCGGTTGAGTTTGAGGCGATTAGCGATGCGTGTTCTTGACATATTACAAGTTTTCAAAATGCCATTTACAAGCATTACCATCAGGTCCCAGTTTGCAGGTAAATGAATGAGGAGCTTGTCGTTTAGCGTGCTCGTCGTTGAAAAAGCCAGGAGGCCATTAAACGCTCATTAAGTGTGTTGCAGCAAAAGATGAATAATTGCTGCAAAATTCCACGTAACGTTCGAACCGCTTGTTGCTGTTCGTCTCTCGccatcatcgtcatcaccatcatcatacTAAAAGAAGCTCACTTGGCGTCAACTTTAATGTGTAACTTCACAGATGAATGTCAAAcatcaaaaatgtcattaaaagtAGCAAATGTGTGCGCTTTCCTTCCATGGCCACGTTTCATTTAACTCAATTGCCAAGAATGACTTCAGTCATCAATTGGAATCAAAACATTCAGGTTATCAAGTGATCATGTTTCATTTGGTGAATTAAATGaaagtttttaaaacattaaaacaaacattgaatcTCAATCTGGCCAAAGGCTCTAAAATGGCCGCCACTCTCGGGCTGCGGTCAGTGCAAATGACTAAAGACCACACGAGTGAGCATTCGTTGTTCTGGCTGAGGCTAATGAACCAATTGACGCTAATTACGCGCCATCAAAGTCACTTCAGTGAAGGCGTTGGAGTGAGCAAAGGAGCCGAGGGGCGCCGTTGGCATGAACGTCCCCCGGGACGCCTGCTGCCCACGCTGCCAAATTTTGCGGCGAAGTGTCAAGCGGCTGCACtagttttcagatttttttttttggtctgtgATTAACGTGAATAGGcctaattgttttttaatattaacatttagagggaaaaaaaagcccaaaatgAGTACTTGCggataatgttattttttttgtactggaCCAACTAAAATCAGGTGATGTGCATATTTTTGGCTCTCCTTTGTCCCTTTGTCTCCTTTTTACTCACTGAGGCAGACATTGTCGTGGAAGAAGGCCAGGAATCCAGCACACTGCTCCCGCTGGTGGCCGCCGGTACTGCAGGAGCACCAAGGTCCCACGTTGGAGGTGGAGTTGTCAAGGTAGTTGGGAGTAATGGTGCTGCCTGGCCAGACGGGCGAAATATggtaaaattattaaaagagCATCAGAAGCCATCGTGTGATCCGCGGCGACGGCTCATTATTGCCGACATCATCTGCCGCCAGGGTGTGTTTTACTGACTCGGCATTCTTTGATCTAAGTCTTTTGTTTGACGGATGATCGATGGCAACACGCCGCCGCTTCTCTTTTGCTTGACGTGCACGGAAAGCTTTTGCCTCATCGGGCTCCGATAATGAAAGCTTTGATAAGTCAAGACCATGACTTGACACGTCTCGCTTTTATTCTTCGCACGTTGAGCACAAAGTGGCAGCAGCACATTGTCATATTGCAGGCATATTGTCAGCCCGCAAACTATGATGATATGGTAATAACTAGGCCAAACGCTTGCAGTActcatccgtccgtccgtccgtctgccGCGTGTTCTTACCAATGAGGCCGGTGTAGGCCAGCAGACACGCCGCGTGGTTCTCCTGCTTGCACCCGCTGGAGCTGCCGTGCCAGGGCTGGCAGTCGTACTGGAACTGAGCCCAGCGGGACCTGAGacaagagaacaaattcatcagcGTCGTGGCTCCCCAAGGCCACAAGGATCTTCCTTGTTGTTAAACAAGATTAGCGTGAGCTCGGTGGTCGACCCCCTCCCTGATACGGATTACAGGAAGTTGCTAAAAAAGTAGCTTTGGAGGCCGGACTATTCAAGAGGCAAAATGGCCAATGACCTGCAGACGTAGTCAGCTTTGCAGAGCCTGAGCTGGGCCAGGCAGCCGGGCTTGTCCTTGTCCTCATAGGAGCAGCCGGGCACCACGGTCTGGCGGCGGCGCTCGGCGCAGGCTGTGTCGGTGCACGGGCAGAAGAGCAGCTCGTGCGTGTAGTCGGCTGGCACGCGGTCAAAGAACTTGCGCAGAGCCTTGTTGCATTTGGGCCGGTTGCACGGGCCCGAGCGGGCCGATGGCTGGATGCAGGACGACACGTATTCGGTGCGCAGCTTCTGGCACGTCTCGTCGATGTTGCAGGCCTTGGCGGCGTCCAGGCAGCGGTTGACCGTCGTCACTTCCGACTCTGCCGGGGAGACGAGGAAACCGACAGCGAGTCAGCAAACTTGGCCGCCAGGCTTCCTTGCACACAATGACAAAACAGCACATCTCGCATCGGCCGTCTGTCAACAATCCGTGCTTCAAATTTGGCCAAAATGTCGGGGCCAGAGTCGTCTGTTGAAAGAGCGTCGCAAACAGAAACGGAAACGGCGGCGGGGAAGCTCTCATCTCTGGAGAGCGCTGGGTGAAATCCCAGCCAATGTTTAGCAATGACTCGAGTGTGCGGCTGCAGATGTTGTTGACTTGACACTCTTCACCTTCTGCATGCTAAAGTCAGCCAACAAGTTGATTATACATAACGGCCGTGCTCAGCCATGAATAGAACATGAAAAGCGGCTAAATGTTGCATGCGCCAGGCACAGCGCGAGCTAGTGGGCGGCCGGGCTGCATGCCTTTCAGAGACACCTCTAATGGCGGAATACATCATTCTGCCGGGTTAATCCAGAGAGAAAAGTGGCTCTTCCCTCGCTCCCGCCTGGAATTACTCCCCCCCCAACCATCGTGCCTTACTATCTGTGCCATATCGTACTATCCGGGAGAATAATGGTGTCATTTTTTATACGTTTATCGCAAATGGCGGAAGAACACACCGGTCAGCTGCTGATGAGCGACAGCGTCAACAAAGAGGTCAAGAGGACAGATCGCCACGCCGGCGGTCGTTGCTTTTGGGCCACGAGGAAAGACCAACTTATCGTTAGCCTCGAGGCACAACCGCCTGAGTGGTTTCAGAATGTTTTGGGGAAGCAAGACCTCGCCCTGTAGCTAGCAACCCACCTCCGTGCCCAGCGCCACCCTGCTACGTAAGCTAATATCAGCTGGCGTGACCTGCCTCGCTCACCCCTCGCCCTGAGTGACCCGCTTGTCAATCCGGCCACGATGGCAGATAGCGCCGCTCATTAGTGTGCAAAGTGCCCGCGGCCGCCTCAGCCGCTGCACCGGGGCGCTCTCGGAGCTGTCGTATAAAACATGGATGGGCCACGGAGAGCCAGCTAACAACCCGACGCGCACCGTCACTTCTTCCTCCTGACTTGGCAGAGGAGGAGCCGATTGACAAAATGTGTACGGCGGACTCTCGCTAGGCTCTCCAAGACCCAGCCGGCCACCAAGGCCGCGTCTGCACAAAAATGCCAGAAATGGATCAACACAGATTCTTACGCTTGGCGACGACTTTAAAACGTAGAGCGGGAGGAATTTTGTCCcccatattttttattggctTAAGCGACTCTACTGGAATTTTCCCTTCCTGCGTCTGAGGGGTCAGAAAGATGCAGCTTCATTTGAGCAttcagatttattttccaatctaAAGCAGCTGTTGAACAATAACAGCAGGCCCGCTGAAATTGCCTAGCAACGTCCCACCGCTGCCCTTTGCCTCACCGTCCTGTCTCGTTTATTAGCAAGTGCCTTTTATTTCTACTCCTGCAAAATGTGTCTAATGTGCCCGTGAAATCAGCTTTCTTTGTACACGAGTTTAGTTTGAATGTTTATGGTTGCCACAATCACCTGCATCAAGCCACGAAGTAAAGGTCATAcgtaggagaaaaaaaaaagctgttgcGTTTTATTTGGGTGTGATAAAATCATAGCGGCAGGAGGTCAGCGATTTTGCTGGCATCGCCTCCTCAGCatatttgtgtgcattgttCCGTCACCCTTTGTCTAGATTCATCGTTCACGCTAATGTCGCTAAGCGCTGTTCCACACCAAAGACGTTTTTAACGAGTCATTAGGCTAATTAGCAAAAGGCGTCACTAGTCAAGTGGCGGAACTTGATGATTACTTTGACGCTCCAGCGTTAATAAACTGAAGAAATGGtcgaaaaatatgttttggcCGTGAACAACACGCCTAACAAAGAGCGAACATTCCTTCCAGTGCAAACAATTTCAGGTCGCCACTTGAGAGCAGGAATAGAGTGTTACCTTGAGCCACATACTGCTTCATCAACCCAAGAGTGGCACTGTCACAATTGATCGACTAATCACCAATAATCTGTCTCATTTCTACACCTGATTTGGAGGTAAATACTCCTGAGCCATTGCAATcgtgtcccaatacttatgGACGTCACATGATCTCATCAGAGCAAACAAAGTGTCCATCGCGCCGCTCGTACGTACATTCCAGGAAAGCAGTCATTTATGTgagccttgtgtgtgtgtgtgtgtgcgtgtgtgtgtgtgtgtatatgtgtgtgtgcgtgtgtgtgttttcttgttttgcttttttgaaTAAATGATGACACCGGAGGCGCAAGCGTGGCCTGAAAACTCACCGGCGGCGATGGAGGCCAAGCGCACGTAGTCGGAGCCCCTCTCCTCGGGCTCGTATGGGAAGTCCTCCACCAGTCTCAGGCctgcaaaaaagaaagtccGTCGGTCACATCGCTATGGCAACACAACGGCGACCACAGAGAAAAAACTGCGAGAGAGTGAAAATGAAGCTCAAAGGAAAAAGTAGATTTTGCGCAACGACTGTGACATCAGCGCAGGCGGGAAAGCCTCACCATGCAAGATGACCTTTGAAGACCTCAACCAGAGTTTCAAATCCTAAACTGAAAACGTGAACTCTTGACCCAAAGCCGAATTCGAAATCCCAGCCCTAGCTAGACACTTTGCCTTCTGGCACTAATTTGAAAGAATAATGGTAGATTGCTGCCACGTGTAGGACACAGCCACTTGTTGCCAGCAATCCCTCCCGACTCCTACCTGAGGAGTTGAGGTCTTCTCGATTTGTCCGCAGCAGAGCGGTAAGCCAAAAGcaaaatgtgtgtgagtgtgtcgTTTGTCACGCCTTCAAAGTCATCTTGGGCATTTCACGCATCCTGTTGAGAGTCGTTTTCCTGCGCTGGCGCACGTTTGATGAATGCGGCCGCCATGGCTGTGGGTGGAACGTTATGAATAATCGCCTCCCTTGCCTCGcttcctccctcctcttcttttAGCCATTTCCACAGCAACAATCATTTTTTGCTACCCCCCCAAACAAAGGTAAAAACTGTCTTGCCATCACCCAACCTTGGCGACTGGCCATTTGTGGAAATTTCCTTGGGCCGTCAGCAGAAAATGAACAATTATTGATTAATCCTCGCCTTTTCAAAGTGGGCTTTTCTACAATTAAAGTTTTATGgcgaaaaataaatgaaagggAAGCAACAAACTTGGAAACAATTACACATTAATGGAGAGGGTGCTGATGtgcagggggaggggggggcgccTGAGGCAAGTCTCATCTAAGCGAGCCACGAGAAGGAGGCTTGCGGTCTGACCGTGCAgtatggcctgctgcaggctCCAGTAGATGCTGAGGCagttcttctccttcttcatGCCGCGCTTACAGCGGCAGCCTCTCAGCGGCGTGGCCATGAGCGCCGTCATGGCCGTTTCGCACTGGTTGCGGGCGCCGGGGCCCAGCTTGACGCTGCCGTCGCCGGCCACGCACTGGCGCAGGGTGCGCAGGCGTGGGCTGCAGGCCTCGTCCCCGGAGCAGGCGTCGCCCGCGCTCAGGCAGTCCCAGCTGCCCTCGCCCGCCGACGCCCATGCGGGACCTGCAACGACATCACAACGCCATGAGCCAGTATACTCCCGAAGCGTCTGTGCGTGTTTGGCGCATTTCAAAATGATGACTTGATTTCCAAAACAATGAATATGGAGGCAACTTGATGTTAtttgtcaaagcaaaaaaagtaaagacgCTTACTGGCTTTCTTTGCGGATTCCTTGTGGTCATTTCACAACCTTGAAGCCGATGACGTTTATTAAGGTTTTGGGTGACAGTGATTGAGCTCGAAGGTTGtctgactcttttttttcttttttaaatgtcattatcATTCATAACATCAGCCTCTTCCCTCTTTCGTCGTCATtaatcatttttgtcttttccccTGGGGTTAGAAAACTTTAAGCAAACTTTCCAACAAGAAATTCTTTTTGCCTTTGCCGACAAATAGCGATGCACAAACTTTGCCGCCAACGCTCAAGGATAAAAACTTGAGGCTTTTGTCATTTACCGTCGCCCATCTGTCTCGTTTGGAGGTTCCAACTTGGTAACAATTAGAAGAAATCCGAGTTGTCTACTTTTCAAAGACCCCTGCAAATGTCCACAATCAACCTCAAAAGTCACcttcaaagcaaaatggccgacttcctgAGTTTTGGCTTCTTGAAACTATTTGTGTGGGTCTATGGACATGCTTACCAAATTTCATTTGGTGAGGCAAAACTAGCTTTGCTGGTGATGAAGTCCGCTTTTGAAGGATGACGCCAAATAATCTTAACGTTGAAAACTAACGGCAGACTTTTTGTGTATTTCTAGAGCACTACTTTTTTGGTGGGTCTGGACATGCCTACCAAAATTCAAGTGAAACTGGCTTTGGTGAGTGACTGAAAAGAGAATTCTGCAGGGCACTAGCGAGGCAGGATATCTGCTCCCgatcaaaatggctgacttcctgtGAGCCATTTTTGTGACTCTACTCATAATTGACACGTTGAGCAAATTTCACGTGGCAAAGTCAAAGTGGTCTTCATGACATGTGATCTGGACTCAAGGAGGCTTTGccttgcagatttttttccgTCTTCAAACCCAATCTGGTGAATGTTTTGCCAACCACCCACACACGTCGTTCACGCCACCCACAGCGGAATAACAATGGTTGAGGAGAAAGAGCTGCTTTGCATGCAAAACGAGTCACATCGTGTCACCTCGTATACGCTTTGCATGGAATTGTCCTGTTTTTGAAGGGCAGCTTAAACTGTTTTGGTGGGTCCGGTGACCAACTCTGGCCCAACTCTGCTCTTTCAGTCCATCAGGGCCTCTTCAATTGTGACCAGGCATATTGCGGGTGTACCTTGCTATATTTCTCATCAATTTTCCATTCAGAAAGTTCAatctttaaaatgtattaagtgCAACAAGCTGTTACAAGGCTGGGAAGCATGTAAATTCTTAATAGACACATAAATACTGAAGCTCAGACTGGCATCAAAATTAAATGGAATGCACTTGCAGACTATAGTGCCACCCAATCTTGATGGCATGTTGACTGATCTCCTTGAAACAAACCAAAGGGCATGTGGACACAGCATATCAACACCCAGGAAGGTTTTTAGTTTCAAATAACTTTCTTTAGCCTTCACGGTGCCACGACATAGTGGCACAACAAAGGAAGTGGCTTCTCTTTGCTCCCATTCTTGTTGCTACTAGCTTCATTCTAGTTAGCACTAAGCTAATGAAGGTTGTCTGACTGCTCAAAGTGGTTTAGAATGCCTTTGTTGCATTTTCTTATTAGCGTGCGCTTTTTAACCGCGGTGACTCAGTGGCTCTGCTGGGAGCTGCGTTGTTTTGTTGGGTTGCGGTCGCCACAGAGATGCGCACACTCGCACTAATGGAAAAACACTGTTGAGACCCTTAAGACGTCTTTGGGCTCGGACCAACAACAACCAACACATTCCTCGATGACTTGGTCGGTGCCAAGCTCTTCTATTTGAATGACCACCCACCCAGTAGCTTTGAGGGTGCGTGTGAATCTTAGCAACTTTGTATGATTGTTATCAATGACTTATTGTTAATTACGTAGGTGAGGCACATTAAGCTAGCTTACAGAGAGCTGCCTTACGTGGAATAAAAACTCACTAAAATCATAATAAATCCGAGCTAAGATATAGGCAGTTCATTTCTCCAATTTTGTTTCACTTGACATATTGGAGAAAATATCACCACAACACCAGTCGAGCCTTTATGATTTGCAAGCTCTCTAAGTTGATTTTGTGCTGTTCCGTTCTGGAAAATGATGCAATTATGAGGCTGAAATTTGACAAGTGGCtgataagaaaaacaaaagacgtaACTGGCGGACTCCCAATTAGTGTCGTGGAGCGGTTGAAATGAAATTGCCCGATAATTAAGGATATTTTGGAAGGAAATAAATCTGACCCGGGAGCAATGAAGAAGCGCTTATATGACTGCGAATATTGCAAGCGCCGATTAAAAAATGATAAGCGCACTGTGCATTCCGACATCGTTATTATGAGGAGCTCATTCATTATTACAACAATATCATTTCACTGACataagtggaagaagaagTTAGCGAACTGGAAGTCTTTCATCAGCTGACATGCGCTTGTTCTTCGACTAAAATACGATTCGTGCCCTGGCAATATTTTCCATATGACACTAATAAACACTGGCTACCGTCGAGATTACAAACAGGCAATTGTTTACGTGGAACAGAGCTTCGGATAAGTAACCCACTTTTGCATGCATGAtcaaaaaacaatttagttgaaatgtttgtttgaaatgtgttttaaaaattatatattttacaaaaaagtaTGTATTCTTATTTCTTGATTGAATTCATGATAATTGGATTATAATTTTAGAATTAATTTgcctattatttattatatattattttcacttcaaaatattatttgtacTGCATTATTTCTACTATTTCAttataaaattacaaatttcttctcaaacacaaaatgatgtcTTTGGCTGGCAACCGTTTCTTGGTGTCCTCCCACCGGGGATGAGCTCCACGGCGCTcgtgaccctcgtgaggataagcggcaAAGATAATGGAATTACTGATCATTTAATTAGATTGATAAAGTTACATGAATGAAAGAGCTGAATCAAGGTAACACATGACAGTGCTTAAATGCGCACTTGCTTGATTATTCAGCAAGTTAGTCAGTCAGCGTAAACAAGAAACATTTGGACTAAAAGGTGAGAGAAATGCGTTTTTTTGCATCTGTCAAAACCTTGCGAATAACCTGCTTGACTTCACTTTACCTTCCTTCTGGAGAATAAAAAGGCTGAGTGCATTTGGATGCGCAATTGCCTTTTGCGTGCCTGTTTGAATACGCTTCTTTGAGCCAAAATGtgctttgtgattttttttttttttttttttttacccagcaCTCACCCGCCGGCATCCCGGTGTCAGCGTCTATTTCCAACACAGCAGTAAGCCAACCCCCGCTTCTGActgacaacaaaatatttttgagatctttttttgtaaataatcGGCTTGAGTTGAT
Above is a genomic segment from Syngnathus acus chromosome 22, fSynAcu1.2, whole genome shotgun sequence containing:
- the gfra4a gene encoding GDNF family receptor alpha-4a, which codes for MDLLLLPLFLGPLQLLLALLGPAWASAGEGSWDCLSAGDACSGDEACSPRLRTLRQCVAGDGSVKLGPGARNQCETAMTALMATPLRGCRCKRGMKKEKNCLSIYWSLQQAILHGLRLVEDFPYEPEERGSDYVRLASIAAESEVTTVNRCLDAAKACNIDETCQKLRTEYVSSCIQPSARSGPCNRPKCNKALRKFFDRVPADYTHELLFCPCTDTACAERRRQTVVPGCSYEDKDKPGCLAQLRLCKADYVCRSRWAQFQYDCQPWHGSSSGCKQENHAACLLAYTGLIGSTITPNYLDNSTSNVGPWCSCSTGGHQREQCAGFLAFFHDNVCLKKAMLAFGNSSDVKTGGIAPSPAADSTNAPRATGVPDVSMETAQNILRAHIPTQVNGNERLWSDSSDSTLVSPDLSERGGAAPPARPLLPALPLALCWLPMTPLLLHRH